In Streptomyces thermolilacinus SPC6, a single genomic region encodes these proteins:
- a CDS encoding PhoH family protein: MVTSTKRRPDDRRTYVLDTSVLLADPNALTRFDEHEVVLPVVVVTELEAKRHHPELGYFARQALRLLDDLRVRYGRLDAPVTVGDLGGTLRVELNHSDPGLLPAGYRLGDNDSRILAVARNLQAEGYDVTVVSKDLPLRIKASSVGLLAEEYRAELAVTDSGWTGMCEVPLSADQVDLLYTEETLYVPDAADLPVHTGLVLQSERGKALGRVTADGTVRLVRGDREAFGIRGRSAEQRIALDLLLDPDVGIVSLGGRAGTGKSALALCAGLEAVLERRQHQKVMVFRPLYAVGGQELGYLPGTEAEKMNPWAQAVYDTLSAVTSREVIEEITARDMLEVLPLTHIRGRSLHDAFVIVDEAQSLERNVLLTVLSRIGANSRVVLTHDVAQRDNLRVGRYDGVVAVVEKLKGHPLFAHVTLARSERSQIAALVTEMLEDVHI; this comes from the coding sequence GTGGTGACCAGCACTAAGCGCCGTCCCGACGACCGGCGCACCTATGTACTCGACACCAGCGTCCTGCTGGCCGACCCCAACGCCCTGACCCGCTTCGACGAGCACGAGGTCGTGCTGCCCGTCGTCGTGGTGACGGAACTGGAGGCCAAGAGGCACCACCCGGAGCTCGGCTACTTCGCCCGCCAGGCGCTGCGCCTGCTGGACGACCTGCGGGTCCGGTACGGGCGGCTCGACGCGCCCGTCACCGTGGGCGACCTGGGCGGGACCCTGCGCGTGGAGCTCAACCACTCGGACCCGGGCCTCCTCCCGGCCGGGTACCGCCTCGGGGACAACGACTCGCGCATCCTCGCCGTGGCCCGCAACCTCCAGGCCGAGGGGTACGACGTCACGGTCGTCTCCAAGGACCTGCCGCTCCGTATCAAGGCGTCCTCCGTCGGCCTCCTCGCCGAGGAGTACCGCGCCGAGCTGGCCGTCACCGACTCCGGCTGGACCGGCATGTGCGAGGTGCCGCTCTCCGCCGATCAGGTGGACCTCCTCTACACCGAGGAGACGCTGTACGTGCCCGACGCGGCCGACCTGCCCGTGCACACCGGCCTGGTCCTCCAGTCCGAGCGCGGCAAGGCGCTGGGCCGGGTCACCGCGGACGGGACCGTACGGCTGGTGCGCGGCGACCGGGAGGCGTTCGGCATCCGGGGCCGCAGCGCCGAGCAGCGCATCGCCCTCGACCTGCTGCTCGACCCGGACGTGGGCATCGTGTCGCTGGGCGGCCGGGCCGGCACCGGCAAGTCGGCGCTCGCGCTGTGCGCCGGACTCGAGGCCGTACTGGAGCGCCGCCAGCACCAGAAGGTGATGGTCTTCCGGCCGCTGTACGCGGTGGGCGGGCAGGAGCTCGGCTATCTGCCGGGCACCGAGGCCGAGAAGATGAACCCGTGGGCGCAGGCCGTCTACGACACGCTGTCGGCGGTGACGTCCCGCGAGGTCATCGAGGAGATCACGGCCCGCGACATGCTGGAGGTCCTGCCGCTCACCCACATCCGCGGCCGCTCCCTGCACGACGCGTTCGTCATCGTCGACGAGGCGCAGTCCCTCGAACGCAACGTCCTGCTGACCGTGCTGTCCAGGATCGGGGCGAACTCCCGGGTCGTCCTCACCCATGACGTGGCCCAGCGGGACAACCTCCGGGTGGGCCGGTACGACGGAGTCGTCGCCGTGGTGGAGAAGCTGAAGGGGCATCCGCTGTTCGCGCATGTGACGCTCGCCCGGTCCGAGCGCTCCCAGATCGCCGCACTGGTCACCGAAATGCTCGAAGACGTTCACATCTAG
- a CDS encoding isoprenyl transferase → MNLRDLVYRLYARRVEGRLDHAQVPKHIGVILDGNRRWAKASGGTPEQGHKAGASKIMELLGWCTETDVEVVTLWMLSTDNLNRPEEQLVPLLGIIEDAVRTIAADGRWRVHHVGTLDLLPARTQAVLKEAEESTRHIDGILVNVAVGYGGRQEIADAVRSLLLEHAEKGTSFEELAEVVDIDLISEHLYTRGQPDPDLVIRTSGEQRLSGFMLWQSAHSEYYFCEVHWPAFRKVDFLRALRDYAARHRRYGT, encoded by the coding sequence GTGAACTTGCGCGACCTGGTGTACAGGCTCTACGCGCGCCGGGTGGAGGGCCGCCTCGACCACGCCCAGGTGCCCAAGCACATCGGCGTCATCCTCGACGGCAACCGCCGCTGGGCGAAGGCGTCCGGCGGCACGCCCGAGCAGGGCCACAAGGCCGGCGCCAGCAAGATCATGGAGCTGCTCGGCTGGTGCACGGAGACGGACGTCGAGGTCGTCACGCTCTGGATGCTGTCCACCGACAACCTCAACCGCCCGGAGGAGCAGCTGGTGCCGCTCCTCGGCATCATCGAGGACGCCGTCCGCACCATCGCCGCCGACGGCCGCTGGCGCGTCCACCACGTCGGCACCCTGGACCTGCTCCCCGCCCGCACGCAGGCGGTCCTCAAGGAGGCCGAGGAGTCGACGCGGCACATCGACGGGATACTCGTCAACGTCGCCGTCGGCTACGGCGGCCGCCAGGAGATCGCCGACGCGGTCCGCTCCCTGCTGCTGGAGCACGCCGAGAAGGGCACCTCCTTCGAGGAGCTCGCCGAGGTCGTGGACATCGACCTGATCTCCGAGCACCTCTACACGCGCGGCCAGCCCGACCCGGACCTGGTCATCCGCACCAGCGGCGAGCAGCGGCTGTCCGGCTTCATGCTCTGGCAGTCCGCGCACTCCGAGTACTACTTCTGCGAGGTGCACTGGCCGGCCTTCCGCAAGGTCGACTTCCTGCGGGCGCTGCGCGACTACGCCGCCCGCCACCGCCGCTACGGCACCTGA
- the mgrA gene encoding L-glyceraldehyde 3-phosphate reductase — MSASPLYRAADDRYDSMEYRRTGRSGLKLPAISLGLWHNFGDDRTLESQRAILRRAFDLGVTHFDLANNYGPPPGSAEVNFGRHLARDFRPYRDELVISTKAGYLMHPGPYGEWGSRKYLLSSLDASLQRMGLEYVDIFYSHRFDRHTPLEETMGALASAVQQGKALYVGVSSYTSEQTAEAARLLREMGVPALIHQPSYSMINRWTEEDGLLDVLEAEGMGCIAFAPLAQGMLTDKYLKGIPEGSRASLGKSLDPGLISEDVVRRLRGLDEIARRRGQSLAQLALTWVLRDERMTSALIGASSVAQLEQNVAALGGAPLTDEELREIDSFAVDTAGVNIWAARS, encoded by the coding sequence ATGTCCGCTTCCCCTCTCTACCGCGCTGCCGACGACCGGTACGACTCCATGGAGTACCGCAGGACCGGCCGCAGCGGCCTCAAGCTCCCCGCCATCTCCCTGGGCCTCTGGCACAACTTCGGCGACGACCGCACGCTGGAGTCCCAGCGAGCCATCCTGCGCCGGGCGTTCGACCTCGGCGTCACCCACTTCGACCTGGCGAACAACTACGGCCCGCCGCCCGGTTCCGCCGAGGTGAACTTCGGCCGGCACCTCGCGCGGGACTTCCGTCCGTACCGGGACGAGCTGGTCATCTCCACCAAGGCGGGGTATCTGATGCACCCCGGCCCGTACGGCGAGTGGGGCTCCCGCAAGTACCTGCTGTCCTCGCTCGACGCGTCGCTGCAGCGGATGGGCCTGGAGTACGTCGACATCTTCTACTCGCACCGCTTCGACCGGCACACCCCGCTGGAGGAGACGATGGGCGCTCTGGCGTCCGCCGTCCAGCAGGGCAAGGCGCTGTACGTGGGCGTCTCCTCGTACACGAGCGAGCAGACCGCCGAGGCCGCGCGGCTGCTGCGCGAGATGGGCGTCCCGGCGCTGATCCACCAGCCGTCGTACTCGATGATCAACCGGTGGACGGAGGAGGACGGCCTCCTCGACGTGCTGGAGGCGGAGGGCATGGGCTGCATCGCCTTCGCGCCGCTCGCCCAGGGCATGCTCACCGACAAGTACCTGAAGGGCATCCCGGAGGGCTCCCGGGCGTCGCTCGGCAAGTCGCTGGACCCGGGCCTGATCTCCGAGGACGTCGTACGGCGGCTGCGCGGCCTGGACGAGATCGCCCGCCGCCGCGGCCAGTCGCTGGCGCAGCTCGCCCTCACGTGGGTGCTGCGCGACGAGCGGATGACGTCGGCGCTGATCGGCGCGTCGAGCGTGGCGCAGCTGGAGCAGAACGTCGCCGCGCTGGGCGGGGCGCCGCTGACCGACGAGGAGCTGCGGGAGATCGACTCGTTCGCCGTGGACACGGCCGGGGTCAACATCTGGGCCGCCCGGAGCTGA
- a CDS encoding prepilin peptidase, with protein MYATLIAVAALWGAAAGLLVRRAAHRLAVEPDEPWRDSCPAGHPYAPGPRGWLGPARCAACARRDRGALRTAAPLAGAVACALLAGATGAGTAGAGPVAGAGAVWGTGWRPELVVWLLLAPFALLLAAVDRRVHRLPDHLTLPLAGAVPLLLGAAALLPGHAGSWRLSLLGALALGGAYLVLFLVNPNGMGFGDVKLALPLGAALGWYGWRVLLLGAFAGFALGAAYGLVLVLRRRATRRSAIPFGPFMIAGAVLGLLVGALLPTWSPT; from the coding sequence GTGTACGCCACGCTGATCGCCGTCGCCGCCCTGTGGGGTGCCGCCGCCGGGCTGCTCGTCCGGCGGGCCGCGCACCGGCTGGCCGTCGAGCCGGACGAGCCCTGGCGCGACTCGTGCCCCGCCGGGCACCCCTACGCCCCCGGCCCGCGCGGCTGGCTGGGCCCCGCGCGCTGCGCCGCCTGCGCCCGGCGCGACCGGGGGGCGCTCCGCACCGCCGCGCCGCTCGCCGGGGCCGTCGCGTGCGCGCTGCTCGCCGGGGCCACGGGGGCGGGGACGGCAGGCGCCGGTCCGGTCGCCGGGGCCGGGGCGGTGTGGGGCACCGGGTGGCGGCCCGAACTGGTGGTGTGGCTGCTGCTGGCGCCGTTCGCGCTGCTCCTCGCCGCCGTGGACCGGCGGGTGCACCGGCTACCCGACCACCTGACCCTGCCGCTCGCCGGGGCCGTCCCGCTCCTGCTGGGCGCCGCCGCGCTGCTGCCGGGCCACGCCGGGTCGTGGCGCCTGTCCCTGCTGGGCGCCCTCGCGCTGGGCGGCGCCTACCTGGTGCTGTTCCTGGTCAACCCGAACGGCATGGGCTTCGGCGACGTGAAGCTCGCGCTGCCGCTGGGCGCCGCGCTCGGCTGGTACGGCTGGCGGGTCCTGCTGCTGGGCGCCTTCGCGGGCTTCGCCCTGGGCGCCGCGTACGGCCTGGTACTGGTCCTGCGCCGCCGCGCGACCCGCAGGAGCGCCATCCCCTTCGGCCCCTTCATGATCGCCGGGGCGGTGCTGGGCCTCCTCGTCGGCGCCCTCCTCCCCACGTGGAGCCCCACGTGA
- a CDS encoding DUF192 domain-containing protein produces MGWRDGTGTLRVGDGEAGGPGAFPVEVPVEIAASYRTRARGLLGRDGIDGAMLLTPCGSVHTFRMRFAIDVAYLDRRLRVIAVVPGMRPGRLGLPRPRARHVLEAEAGALERWGVRPGVRLVVDAPVTG; encoded by the coding sequence ATGGGATGGCGCGACGGGACGGGCACGCTGCGGGTCGGGGACGGTGAGGCGGGAGGCCCGGGGGCTTTTCCGGTGGAGGTCCCGGTGGAGATCGCCGCCTCGTACCGGACGCGGGCGCGCGGCCTGCTGGGGCGGGACGGGATCGACGGGGCGATGCTGCTGACGCCGTGCGGGAGCGTCCACACGTTCCGGATGCGGTTCGCGATCGACGTGGCGTACCTGGACCGCCGCCTGCGGGTCATCGCCGTCGTGCCGGGGATGCGGCCGGGACGCCTCGGGCTGCCCCGGCCCCGCGCCAGGCACGTACTGGAGGCGGAGGCCGGGGCGCTGGAGCGGTGGGGCGTACGGCCGGGGGTACGGCTCGTGGTGGACGCGCCGGTCACGGGGTGA
- a CDS encoding membrane protein has product MSLDRTAPLARTAATDEAPDRTGHPGPDRTGHPGPDRTGPTGRGPRARRHRLPTGAAQALLGYAAARLLGVVVLLVAAAASGEDAWHRLMGRWDAVWYARIAERGYGHEVTLPDGAVHSDLAFFPLFPALERALSTVLPIGVAPAGLVVSWTASLAAAWGVHAVGAHIAGWRAGVVLAVLWGVYPTAFVQSMAYTETLFTAFAAWSLYAVLRGRWVLAGALAVLAGLTRPSAVALIAALGVTALVTVARERRVTPGLVAGVLLAPLGWLSYVVYVAVRTGSPTAYFDVQAGWGNSIDGGVALARFVGAQLTGAQPLAGVGLLAAFAVLGWAVWLCVRQRQPLPVLVYTLAVVAVSLVGAAYFGSRPRLIMPAFPLLLPAAVTLVRLRVRCAATVLAVLASASAAYGAFTLLGPGPP; this is encoded by the coding sequence ATGTCCTTGGACCGAACGGCCCCGCTCGCCCGGACCGCCGCGACGGACGAAGCCCCCGACCGCACAGGCCACCCGGGCCCCGACCGCACAGGCCACCCGGGCCCCGACCGCACAGGCCCCACGGGCCGCGGCCCGCGTGCCCGCCGCCACCGCCTCCCCACCGGCGCCGCGCAGGCGCTCCTCGGGTACGCGGCCGCGCGGCTCCTCGGGGTCGTCGTCCTCCTCGTCGCAGCGGCAGCGAGCGGCGAGGACGCCTGGCACCGGCTCATGGGCCGCTGGGACGCCGTCTGGTACGCCCGCATCGCCGAGCGGGGGTACGGCCACGAGGTCACCCTCCCGGACGGCGCCGTCCACTCCGACCTGGCGTTCTTCCCGCTGTTCCCCGCCCTGGAGCGGGCCCTGTCCACCGTGCTGCCCATCGGCGTGGCCCCCGCCGGGCTGGTCGTCTCCTGGACCGCGTCCCTCGCCGCCGCCTGGGGCGTCCACGCGGTCGGCGCGCACATCGCGGGGTGGCGCGCCGGGGTCGTCCTGGCCGTGCTGTGGGGCGTGTACCCGACGGCGTTCGTGCAGTCCATGGCGTACACGGAGACGCTGTTCACCGCCTTCGCCGCTTGGTCGCTGTACGCCGTGCTGCGCGGCCGCTGGGTCCTGGCGGGCGCCCTCGCGGTGCTCGCCGGGCTCACCCGCCCGTCGGCCGTCGCGCTGATCGCCGCGCTCGGCGTCACCGCGCTCGTCACCGTCGCCCGCGAGCGCCGCGTCACCCCGGGGCTCGTCGCCGGGGTGCTGCTCGCGCCGCTGGGCTGGCTGTCGTACGTCGTGTACGTGGCCGTCCGCACCGGCAGCCCCACCGCGTACTTCGACGTCCAGGCGGGCTGGGGCAACAGCATCGACGGGGGCGTCGCCCTCGCCCGGTTCGTCGGCGCGCAGCTCACCGGGGCGCAGCCGCTCGCCGGGGTGGGCCTCCTGGCGGCGTTCGCGGTGCTCGGCTGGGCGGTGTGGCTGTGCGTGCGGCAGCGGCAGCCGCTCCCGGTCCTCGTCTACACGCTCGCCGTGGTCGCCGTGTCCCTCGTCGGCGCCGCGTACTTCGGCTCCCGGCCACGCCTGATCATGCCCGCGTTCCCGCTGCTGCTGCCCGCCGCCGTCACCCTGGTGAGGCTGCGCGTCCGGTGCGCCGCGACCGTGCTGGCCGTCCTGGCGTCGGCGTCCGCCGCCTACGGGGCCTTCACCCTCCTCGGGCCGGGCCCCCCGTAG
- a CDS encoding GDSL-type esterase/lipase family protein gives MPGFRSTLHRRPPAGWPDPAAPRARRALGTALALLLGATATTTATTAHAVEATDPRPTAVVSMGDSYISGEAGRWRGNSLNDAGSRDGTDRAWTGTAYDPARVYGATAANGCHRSDSAEVNGASGTADALFNLACSGATTRNVLRAASGGVAYKGEAPQADQLAAIAARHDVELIALSIGGNDLGFASIIEKCAKDYIVWYSYCHDDQQVLVDSRIDAVMADVARTVDDIRAVMSAAGQAPSSYRLVLQSYPSPIPRGAENRYSESGWSRVSTGGCPFWNKDSDWARDSLVPQLANRLRAVAGAKGAQFLDLRDMLQGREVCATASRLVSATQPASGTTSEWARWIDSDSTQGPVQESMHPNHYGQLGQSRCLTLLLAKPTGHHTCRNTPGSGPTGMYLTPLS, from the coding sequence GTGCCCGGATTCCGCTCCACCCTCCACCGCAGACCCCCCGCCGGCTGGCCCGACCCCGCCGCCCCCCGTGCCCGCCGCGCGCTGGGCACCGCCCTCGCCCTGCTCCTCGGCGCCACCGCCACCACCACCGCCACCACCGCGCACGCCGTCGAGGCCACCGACCCCCGCCCGACCGCCGTGGTCTCCATGGGCGACAGCTACATCTCCGGCGAGGCCGGCCGGTGGCGCGGCAACAGCCTCAACGACGCGGGCTCCCGCGACGGCACCGACCGCGCCTGGACCGGCACCGCGTACGATCCCGCCCGCGTGTACGGCGCCACCGCCGCCAACGGCTGCCACCGCTCCGACTCCGCCGAGGTCAACGGCGCGTCCGGCACCGCCGACGCCCTGTTCAACCTCGCCTGCTCCGGCGCCACCACCCGCAACGTCCTGCGCGCGGCCAGTGGCGGCGTGGCGTACAAGGGCGAGGCCCCGCAGGCCGACCAGCTCGCCGCGATCGCCGCCCGCCACGACGTGGAGCTGATCGCCCTCTCCATCGGCGGCAACGACCTCGGTTTCGCGTCGATCATCGAGAAGTGCGCCAAGGACTACATCGTCTGGTACTCGTACTGCCACGACGACCAGCAGGTCCTGGTGGACTCCCGCATCGACGCCGTGATGGCCGACGTGGCCAGGACCGTGGACGACATCCGCGCCGTGATGTCAGCCGCCGGGCAGGCCCCGTCCTCGTACCGCCTCGTCCTCCAGTCGTACCCCTCGCCCATTCCGCGCGGCGCCGAGAACCGGTACTCCGAGAGCGGCTGGTCCCGGGTGAGCACCGGCGGCTGCCCGTTCTGGAACAAGGACTCCGACTGGGCCCGCGACTCCCTCGTCCCGCAGCTCGCGAACCGGCTCCGCGCCGTCGCGGGGGCGAAGGGCGCCCAGTTCCTGGACCTGCGCGACATGCTCCAGGGCCGCGAGGTGTGCGCGACCGCCAGCCGCCTGGTCAGCGCCACGCAGCCCGCGTCCGGCACCACCAGCGAGTGGGCGCGCTGGATCGACAGCGACAGCACCCAGGGCCCCGTCCAGGAGTCCATGCACCCCAACCACTACGGCCAGCTCGGCCAGAGCCGCTGCCTCACCCTCCTCCTGGCCAAGCCGACCGGGCACCACACCTGCCGCAACACCCCCGGCTCCGGCCCGACCGGGATGTACCTCACACCGCTCTCCTGA
- a CDS encoding OmpA family protein yields the protein MRPATRRPVTSVLGVLVLLTGVHLAAPSAAYGDETPGAVPPGSEASAPVPEIDPTAPGLKMREGATLAAAKVLPIVSIVESEGGEERREETSTNLKFALQAEVLFGKDSAKLTQEANSRIAAIAEEIKKQNATKIRVFGFTDNLGSAAHGDVLSKQRADAVHGVLSPLLAAQNVTYEIRGYGEQYPIADNSTEEGRRKNRRVEVSFPTGG from the coding sequence ATGCGCCCCGCCACCCGACGTCCCGTCACCAGCGTCCTCGGCGTCCTCGTCCTCCTCACCGGTGTCCACCTCGCCGCGCCCTCCGCCGCGTACGGTGACGAGACGCCCGGGGCCGTGCCGCCAGGGAGTGAGGCGTCCGCGCCCGTGCCGGAGATCGACCCGACCGCGCCCGGCCTGAAGATGCGCGAGGGCGCCACGCTGGCCGCCGCCAAGGTGTTGCCGATCGTCTCCATCGTGGAGTCCGAGGGCGGTGAGGAGCGCCGTGAGGAGACCAGCACGAACCTGAAGTTCGCGCTCCAGGCGGAGGTTTTGTTCGGCAAGGACAGCGCGAAGCTGACACAAGAGGCGAACTCCCGTATCGCGGCCATCGCCGAGGAGATCAAGAAGCAGAACGCCACCAAGATCCGGGTGTTCGGCTTCACCGACAACCTCGGTTCCGCCGCGCACGGCGACGTCCTGTCCAAGCAGCGCGCCGACGCCGTGCACGGTGTCCTCTCGCCGCTGCTGGCCGCGCAGAACGTCACGTACGAGATCCGCGGCTACGGCGAGCAGTACCCGATCGCGGACAACAGCACGGAGGAGGGCCGCCGCAAGAACCGCCGCGTCGAGGTGTCCTTCCCGACCGGCGGCTAG